Proteins co-encoded in one Christiangramia fulva genomic window:
- a CDS encoding four helix bundle protein, protein MEKINTHKDLRVYQLSFEAGMEIYNLSKTFPKDETYSLTDQIRRSSRSVSGNLAEAWRKRRYEKAFVAKLSDSEGEAAETQVWLDYALACKYIAENEHSDIYTKYNSILGMIVKMIINPNKWTL, encoded by the coding sequence TTGGAAAAAATTAATACGCATAAAGATCTAAGGGTATATCAGCTTTCTTTTGAAGCTGGAATGGAAATTTATAATCTGTCCAAAACCTTTCCAAAAGATGAAACATATTCACTTACTGATCAGATACGAAGGTCCTCGAGATCGGTTTCCGGTAATTTAGCCGAAGCATGGCGCAAACGCAGGTACGAAAAGGCTTTTGTCGCTAAACTTTCAGATTCTGAAGGTGAAGCCGCAGAAACTCAGGTTTGGCTTGATTATGCCCTGGCTTGTAAATATATAGCTGAAAATGAACATTCTGACATTTATACAAAATATAACAGCATTTTAGGAATGATAGTAAAGATGATTATTAATCCGAATAAATGGACGCTTTAA
- a CDS encoding four helix bundle protein produces the protein MAENFEKLECWKKCFELKKVIKEQILSNLPDSEKYDLHSQLLRSSRSATANIAEGWGRYHYKENIRFLLNARGSVAEVLDHSIEANDCGYIKNEVLEKIREITDSCIRLINGYIKYLRNQNELKS, from the coding sequence ATGGCTGAAAATTTTGAAAAGCTTGAGTGTTGGAAAAAGTGTTTTGAGTTGAAGAAAGTAATTAAAGAACAGATTTTGTCTAATTTGCCTGATTCTGAAAAATATGATCTTCATTCACAGCTTTTAAGGTCTTCCCGTTCAGCAACTGCAAATATTGCCGAAGGCTGGGGAAGGTATCATTATAAAGAAAACATCAGGTTTCTTTTAAACGCCCGAGGTTCGGTAGCTGAAGTACTTGATCATTCTATAGAAGCTAATGACTGTGGATATATAAAAAATGAAGTTTTAGAAAAAATAAGAGAGATAACCGACTCGTGCATAAGATTGATTAATGGTTACATAAAGTATTTAAGAAATCAAAATGAATTAAAAAGTTGA
- the cysQ gene encoding 3'(2'),5'-bisphosphate nucleotidase CysQ, producing MDKNLGIAIKAALDAGKEIMSIYNSGEFNVEEKGDNSPLTTADTASNVAINEYLKSTDIPIISEENKQTDYKERKNWKKCWIVDPLDGTKEFLKRNGEFTVNIALIEDKLPVMGVIYVPAQNLLYYADKENAYRQKVEADFNSFDHSNSEKIGPKKVTDKIQVVGSRSHMNEETRNYISILEKKYEKETEVVSKGSSLKFCLVAEGKADVYPRFAPTMEWDTAAGQAICKAVGLKVIDQKTGEEMLYNREKLLNNYFLVSAIG from the coding sequence ATGGATAAAAATTTAGGAATCGCCATCAAAGCTGCTCTTGATGCAGGAAAAGAAATTATGAGCATTTATAATTCCGGGGAATTTAACGTGGAGGAAAAAGGAGATAATTCTCCCCTTACAACTGCTGATACCGCTTCAAACGTAGCGATAAATGAGTATCTCAAATCTACTGATATTCCAATCATCAGTGAAGAAAATAAACAAACCGACTATAAAGAACGAAAAAACTGGAAAAAATGCTGGATTGTGGATCCTTTGGATGGTACTAAAGAATTTTTAAAACGCAATGGTGAATTTACCGTCAATATTGCTTTGATTGAAGACAAACTGCCGGTAATGGGGGTGATCTATGTGCCGGCGCAAAATCTTTTATATTATGCCGATAAAGAAAACGCATACCGGCAAAAAGTAGAAGCCGATTTTAATTCTTTCGATCATTCAAATTCTGAAAAAATTGGGCCTAAAAAGGTTACTGATAAAATTCAGGTGGTTGGAAGTCGCTCCCATATGAATGAAGAAACAAGGAATTACATTTCTATACTTGAGAAAAAATATGAAAAAGAAACTGAGGTTGTTTCCAAGGGAAGTTCTTTAAAATTTTGTCTTGTTGCCGAAGGGAAAGCCGATGTTTATCCACGTTTCGCTCCTACTATGGAGTGGGATACAGCTGCCGGACAGGCAATATGTAAAGCGGTTGGCTTAAAGGTGATCGATCAAAAGACGGGTGAAGAAATGCTTTATAATCGTGAGAAGCTCTTAAATAATTATTTTTTGGTTTCCGCAATTGGCTAA
- a CDS encoding DUF2061 domain-containing protein, with amino-acid sequence MAKTYKRHIAKSVTWRIVGTLDTITLSWVITGNPWMGLKIGFTEVITKMVLYYLHERVWFNIKAGVTQNGDSRKRHIAKTVTWRIVGTLDTMTLAWILTGNPVTGLKIGVVEVFTKMLLYYLHERVWYHSDYGLEQRSSHEIKSKDEYSST; translated from the coding sequence TTGGCTAAAACTTATAAAAGACATATCGCTAAATCGGTTACCTGGAGAATAGTGGGAACACTCGATACCATTACCCTCTCATGGGTCATTACTGGAAATCCCTGGATGGGCTTGAAGATTGGATTTACCGAGGTGATCACTAAAATGGTACTGTATTATCTTCACGAGAGAGTATGGTTCAATATCAAGGCCGGAGTTACTCAAAATGGAGATAGCAGAAAGCGTCATATCGCCAAAACGGTGACCTGGAGAATTGTAGGCACTTTAGACACCATGACTTTAGCATGGATTTTAACCGGAAATCCTGTTACAGGACTTAAAATTGGAGTTGTAGAGGTATTTACAAAAATGTTGTTGTATTATTTGCATGAACGCGTTTGGTATCATTCCGATTATGGACTTGAACAGCGAAGTAGTCACGAAATAAAATCAAAAGATGAATATAGTTCCACATGA
- a CDS encoding four helix bundle protein yields MKSHKDLTVYKKSIDFVVAVYEVTRRFPADEKFGLISQLRRATVPIPSNIGEGAARKGSKEFSRFLYISLGSLAEVETQLEIPLRLGFIKENKELEEQY; encoded by the coding sequence ATGAAATCACATAAAGATTTAACAGTTTATAAAAAAAGTATTGATTTCGTTGTTGCGGTTTACGAGGTGACCAGACGTTTTCCTGCAGATGAAAAATTTGGATTGATAAGTCAGTTGAGGAGAGCGACCGTTCCTATTCCTTCAAATATTGGTGAAGGTGCTGCAAGAAAAGGAAGTAAAGAATTTAGTAGGTTTCTTTATATTTCTTTGGGTTCATTAGCAGAAGTAGAAACTCAACTGGAAATCCCATTAAGACTGGGATTTATAAAGGAAAATAAAGAATTGGAAGAACAATATTAG
- a CDS encoding nucleotide sugar dehydrogenase has translation MNTIPNKKESPSPQNTGSPSPKLAVIGLGYVGLPLARLFAVKYPVVGFDINQARVNELMKGKDSTLEVEDDLLQSVLKKDKSVENGLFCTTDLSQIEDCNYYIITVPTPVDKNNRPDLTPLYKSSETVGKVLKKGDVVVYESTVYPGVTEDECVPVLEKFSGLQFNEDFFVGYSPERINPGDKEHTVEKILKVTAGSTPETGRKVNELYASVITAGTHLAPTIKVAEAAKVIENSQRDINIAFVNELAKIFNMMGIDTQHVLEAAGTKWNFLPFKPGLVGGHCIGVDPYYLAQKAQEIGYHPEIILAGRRMNDSMGQYVAGEVVKLMLQNDLKVKGANILILGITFKENCPDVRNTKVVDVVRNLKEYGVNLTIYDPLANPEEVKHEYGLNTTSKLPQQKFDAIVLTVAHKEFLDLELDALKTESAVVYDVKGVLGDRCDRKL, from the coding sequence ATGAATACTATACCAAATAAAAAAGAATCACCCAGTCCCCAGAACACTGGCTCCCCAAGTCCTAAATTAGCCGTCATTGGTCTTGGATACGTAGGTCTTCCGCTGGCCAGATTATTTGCTGTTAAATATCCGGTTGTGGGTTTCGATATCAACCAGGCGCGGGTGAATGAATTGATGAAAGGAAAAGATTCCACGCTGGAAGTGGAAGATGATTTACTTCAGTCAGTTCTTAAAAAGGATAAGTCCGTTGAAAATGGTTTGTTTTGTACTACAGATCTCAGCCAAATTGAAGACTGCAATTATTATATCATTACCGTGCCTACTCCGGTAGATAAAAATAACCGTCCTGATCTTACTCCGCTTTATAAAAGTAGTGAAACGGTTGGGAAAGTTCTGAAAAAAGGAGATGTCGTGGTTTATGAATCTACCGTATATCCCGGTGTGACCGAAGATGAATGTGTTCCGGTTTTGGAAAAATTCAGCGGACTCCAATTCAACGAGGATTTCTTTGTAGGCTATTCACCTGAGAGGATAAATCCCGGCGACAAGGAGCATACTGTTGAGAAAATTCTAAAAGTTACCGCGGGTTCTACTCCGGAAACCGGCCGGAAAGTAAATGAACTTTACGCATCTGTGATCACTGCCGGCACCCATCTCGCGCCCACTATCAAAGTGGCTGAGGCCGCCAAGGTCATTGAAAACTCGCAGCGCGATATTAATATCGCTTTCGTCAATGAGCTGGCGAAGATCTTTAATATGATGGGTATCGACACTCAGCATGTCCTGGAAGCAGCAGGTACCAAGTGGAATTTTTTACCATTTAAACCCGGATTGGTGGGTGGCCATTGTATAGGTGTAGATCCGTATTACCTGGCTCAAAAAGCACAGGAGATCGGTTATCATCCCGAGATCATCCTTGCTGGACGAAGAATGAATGATAGTATGGGGCAATATGTGGCCGGGGAAGTTGTAAAACTAATGCTTCAGAATGATCTTAAAGTGAAAGGAGCCAATATTCTGATTTTGGGTATCACCTTTAAAGAAAACTGCCCCGACGTCCGCAATACCAAAGTGGTTGATGTGGTAAGGAATCTTAAGGAGTATGGAGTGAATCTGACTATTTACGATCCGCTTGCCAATCCGGAGGAAGTGAAACATGAATACGGCCTTAATACCACCAGTAAATTACCTCAGCAAAAATTTGACGCTATAGTGCTCACAGTCGCTCATAAAGAATTCCTTGATCTCGAATTAGATGCTTTAAAGACTGAAAGTGCTGTGGTTTATGATGTCAAGGGAGTTTTAGGGGATAGGTGTGATAGGAAGCTGTGA
- a CDS encoding nucleotide sugar dehydrogenase: MNIKNICCIGAGYVGGPTMAVIAQKCPEINVTVVDINEKRIAAWNDENVENIPIYEPGLSDIVKEARGRNLFFSTDIDAAIDRAEMIFISVNTPTKTYGIGKGMAADLKYIELCARQIARVSTTDKIVVEKSTLPVRTAETLKNILTNTGNGVNYQILSNPEFLAEGTAVEDLLDPDRVLIGGDIDTEAGKDAVQSLVDVYAHWVEKDHILTTNVWSSELSKLTANAFLAQRVSSINAMSELCEKTGADVNEVAKAVGMDSRIGSKFLKASVGFGGSCFQKDILNLVYIAKSFGLNEVANYWEQVILMNDHQKRRFAANMVRTLFNTVSGKKIGFLGWAFKKDTNDTRESAAIYVADYLLNEQAEIVVYDPKVKEEQVYADLDYLNTRSEEENRKRVKVVKDPYEVTKEAHAVAVLTEWDEFKDYDWQKIYDEMLKPAFLFDGRRMLERKSKEKIGFEFYAIGS; this comes from the coding sequence ATGAATATAAAAAACATCTGTTGCATCGGTGCAGGATACGTGGGAGGTCCAACAATGGCCGTTATCGCGCAAAAATGTCCTGAGATCAATGTAACTGTAGTTGATATCAACGAAAAACGAATTGCAGCCTGGAATGATGAAAATGTGGAGAATATTCCCATTTATGAACCGGGACTTTCAGATATTGTAAAAGAGGCAAGAGGTAGAAATTTATTCTTTTCTACCGATATCGATGCTGCGATCGATAGGGCAGAAATGATCTTTATTTCGGTGAATACTCCTACCAAGACCTATGGAATTGGAAAGGGTATGGCTGCCGATTTAAAATATATCGAGCTTTGTGCACGCCAAATCGCACGTGTTTCAACGACAGATAAGATTGTAGTTGAAAAATCGACTTTGCCTGTAAGAACTGCCGAAACCTTAAAAAATATTTTAACCAATACAGGAAACGGAGTTAATTATCAAATACTTTCCAACCCTGAATTCCTTGCTGAAGGTACCGCGGTAGAAGATCTGCTGGATCCTGATCGCGTGCTTATTGGCGGAGATATTGATACCGAGGCGGGTAAAGATGCAGTCCAGTCCCTTGTCGATGTCTATGCTCACTGGGTAGAGAAAGATCATATTTTAACCACAAATGTCTGGTCTTCTGAATTGTCAAAATTAACTGCCAATGCCTTTTTGGCACAACGAGTTTCAAGCATCAACGCGATGAGTGAACTCTGTGAAAAGACGGGCGCCGATGTAAATGAAGTAGCGAAAGCCGTGGGAATGGACTCACGAATAGGTTCTAAATTCTTAAAAGCTTCGGTAGGTTTTGGTGGAAGTTGTTTTCAGAAAGATATTCTGAATCTGGTTTACATTGCTAAAAGTTTCGGTCTGAATGAAGTGGCAAATTACTGGGAACAGGTCATCCTTATGAATGATCATCAGAAGCGAAGATTTGCGGCCAATATGGTTCGAACGCTTTTCAATACTGTTTCCGGCAAGAAAATAGGCTTCCTGGGCTGGGCATTTAAAAAAGATACCAACGATACCCGTGAATCGGCAGCTATTTATGTAGCCGATTATCTGCTGAATGAACAGGCTGAAATTGTAGTTTACGATCCAAAAGTAAAAGAAGAACAGGTTTATGCCGACCTGGATTATTTGAATACCCGTTCCGAAGAAGAAAACAGGAAGAGGGTAAAAGTGGTTAAAGATCCTTACGAAGTGACCAAAGAAGCTCATGCGGTGGCAGTTCTTACCGAATGGGATGAGTTTAAAGATTATGACTGGCAAAAGATATATGATGAAATGCTGAAACCGGCATTCCTTTTTGACGGACGCAGAATGCTGGAAAGAAAATCGAAAGAAAAGATAGGTTTTGAATTTTACGCGATAGGGAGTTAG